The Hermetia illucens chromosome 2, iHerIll2.2.curated.20191125, whole genome shotgun sequence genomic interval ACGGACTtatatattcggaatattgccgtggaggaagatcgatctggaaaacgtccagcggcgttCCGAATGCACCATACAaaatctgccgtggagcggatgaaccagcCTCgagacatcggaggtagagacgtggttgacgtggcggtacaacatcatcgccaagtcgactcgctgcgcgcttatttttacagcaaagagcaggcgagttccttgcatgcggctgtctgtaaagcagactgtggactgaatccacttaacttgaaggatcgatctttcaattcactaagtggggtgaagttggaccaagagcggaccgatgaatggaagtcgaaggcaatgcacggtaaacacgtgaattgtctttggcagccatttgttgatttgcatttatcgaacagatggctgtgtgcaggggagctctttgctgagacggaggggttcatgtgtgccattcaggatcccccataatagcaacattgaacgaaaatacgtggagaagaaggtgaactatgaaccattggctcgggaaatcaaagaaatttggcgtctcgaacgggtggttgtagttcccataatattgtcagctacaggtattgaacctaaatccctcacggcttcccttgatgtcctgggactttcgcacagtctggttcaaaccatgcaaaagtacaccattctgcatacgtggtcgatgttgcggggagttctcgacggattctcccattaacctaccatcggccaccaccaccaagcgcccctttagcttttaagtaggtaggatcgtccgagcctaaatgcttggcacttagtgctagcattaagtaaaatccggcatctgccgagattgtgataactcggaatatatctgaaagtttggagatatatgaaggaaaattttgaaattgttgtTATCTTCGAAGAGAAAAATGTACATAGAAAGTTTCTtacgtaagatgaacacaaaacttttatatctgaagctcCCAGCTTCTGGTgtattatatgtatatcaatCGATAAAATTTTGAGCGATTTTTGAAGTTAAATATTAAGCGGATGATaaaaaggttcatttcttcagtcgatTTCATCTGCTATCTAGGCGAACCTTCTGAATTGGACGCTGTATAATCGTGGCGATTAGACATCGAACCGCCCACCATTAAGGTTTAGAGGCTATTACTAGGGCCGAGCATACATTTTaaccctaactgccaggtgtcaTGATAGCTTCTTTAGTGAATATTCTGCAAGACCAGAAAGCTATTGCGTTTTCCTCATCTAGCCCCCGAGACATTGTGGTGGCCTATGGTCATTCAGCTTGAAGCATCACATCAATAGGAAAGAAGGCCTTAATTCAATAAGCTAAAGAATAGGCTGGGCATAATTCGATGTGATTATCTTTTTTGCCATTGTTTTATCGTATTTGGTCAAGTTGTATAATTCAACACACGCGTGCTTCTTCGGGTCGAAAATGCCGAATTTTGCACGGTGTAATACGCGAAAATTGCGAGTGAGTTGGTAATAACAAATTAGTAGCTGCTCGAATGAATCATAATTTGCCTTGCtttgcacatacatatatttaaacttttattttgtTGCAAAACATTCACAATACACTAATTTTACGCAAACCAACATCTGTGAGAACATCAACAACAATACATTCTAAATTAGCCACTGCAGACTAGAACGTTTCGGAGTAGATTCTAGCCAGCTATGCCAAGAAGTGGTTTGGACTATGTTCAGCGAAGAATGTGTGAAATTCCTTCCTTCTCAACACTGAATAGGAATATTAATTCTTTTTGGAATACGCAGTATGAAGGACGGCAAAAAATTGATATGATATTGTCATTATCTAAAAAGGATGTATAGTTACATTACACATAGAAAagaatttttaaatgaaattatatCTTACCCCCTTGAAGCTTTGATATGAAACAACGGAAAAATAGCTGGCAGTTAAAAACGCCGGCTTTTGAGCCCTTTGAATTATTAAAATCATAGCTTTCTTATATAGCTGATCGGCGTCATACCAGTCATGTTCATAAACTGCCTGCGAGACGGCCAGGCTCTAATTGGATGACATTAAACATTAAGTTCTCCAAAGTTTCAAATACTATGCTTAGTTACCGATTGAATTAATCTATCTCCAAATGAGCACAATATAAATATTTGGATGATCATCGAGAGTAAGTAGATAATGAATTTGACTAGATCCGCTGAAAAGTCAGATAGAGTTACCCGAAAAGCAACCAAGCAAATGATTCCCGCTGAACCAAGAAAATTCATTAGCATGGAATTTGTAAATACGAAGTCGATGCTTTTACATATTCTAGAAATGAGTTTGAGAGATCAGGGAATGGGTGATAGAATACATATGGTGTACCACCTACCTCAGCACTTCCACATGCCGCTCAATGATCTCTTTCAAAAATATGTAGTCCTTTTTTGCTCCTTTAGGGTGATAGTCCCGTATGGACCTGGATATGTAGTCAAAGTGCATGCAAATTTGATTGGTGATGGTGAACATCAGGGAGTCGACTCCTATGTAATATTGTGCCACTACGTAACCAGCAAAAATCAGTTGAATATTCACTCCCACATAAGCAATGATTCGATCTGTCCGAAATGGGTGCCACATTGCATACGGTAAAGGATACGTGAAATTGTTTCCATAGGCAACAACTGAAATTACTCCTTCGCAGAGAGGAAGCAAATTGAAGCTCCAGATGAACATTGATACGCCTATTGCAAGTATGATCGACATCCTTTTTGTTGCACGATGCACTTCAACGATTCCGTAATAATCTTGTTCAGCTTTCCTGGTTGGGAACTTTTCATCCAGAAATTCTAAGATTTCAATGAATTGGTCCCGTTTCCGACGAAGAATGGTAACTTTGAATTCGGACAATACACAGGAAATTAAACATGGCAACGAAATGGTGGAGTCCATCAAATTCATCGAGTTTTTGATTGCCAGATACAAATAAACGACGTAGAAAAAATCACAGCAACGTAGGTTCCACAATCCTAACTCATAGAATAAACCAGTCGTAACAGTTCTTCCAGTTGAAGACGCGTCCATTGGGTAGGGATCCATGCCAATACTGATCAGAAACATTTTCCCGAACCTAATTGTGTCAGTGAATGATATAAGGGAACTTTTGAAACTCATGATAACTTCAACTTCTGCGCTCAAGTTTCCTTTCAAACTAAAATCTATTCGTAATTTGCTCTCTTTTATATGAATTACTGTACAGTACCTGCCCGGGAAGTGCACCGGAAACTATAATCTGTAGACCAAATGCCTGATTATACGTTTTTGGCAGAAGAAAAAGGGATATTGATTTTTAAATCAGCATTCCGTTGACATCAGGAACAGATTCCCAAGCAACtgggaaaataaaacaaatggatAAATATAGTGGCTCATTTTAAATGGAATCGATTAATGCACTAAAACGAAGAGAATTAAACTAAAAAGGTTCCTGAAATCGGAAGAGGcattaaaaatgtaaaaattatagtgTATTTGATTTACCTCAGTGAAGTACCCACGTGAGATTAATGGATTATTGCCGTGCATTCACCTCGGAAAGGTCATGTAAATATAGATTTCTGTAATAACTGAAACATCCTTTTTGAATTGctgatgtgggggggggggaggtgatGAGCTGCAAGGATATGCAAATTTGTATCATAAATAATTGATGCAATATACTTGTAATATGGAAGAACAATAGAATGTTCTGCGCTTGAAGACTGAACCTAAACCCATATAGTTTTCGGGGAGTCAAAATGGGAGAAACAAATCATTCCTGGTAATTGGCGAATTATGTTTGTATAGGCCCGTCAGTCATGACGTACAGACTAACTATCTATTAcgtaaatttaaatattatacgAGGGCAGTTCAATAAGTCTTTAGAATAAagtgtaaaaacaattttttttagtaattttttttttattttccaacataatctccttggaGCTCTATACACTTGGTCAATTGTTTTTCAAGTTTCTTTAATCCTTCAGAAAAGTGTGTTTTCGGAAGTTCCTCAAAATAATCACGTACAAAGGCAATGACGCCTTCGTTGTCCGTAAATCTTTGTCCACCGAgccattttttcaagtttggaaataagaaaaagtcaCTGGGGG includes:
- the LOC119649340 gene encoding odorant receptor 85b-like: MSFKSSLISFTDTIRFGKMFLISIGMDPYPMDASSTGRTVTTGLFYELGLWNLRCCDFFYVVYLYLAIKNSMNLMDSTISLPCLISCVLSEFKVTILRRKRDQFIEILEFLDEKFPTRKAEQDYYGIVEVHRATKRMSIILAIGVSMFIWSFNLLPLCEGVISVVAYGNNFTYPLPYAMWHPFRTDRIIAYVGVNIQLIFAGYVVAQYYIGVDSLMFTITNQICMHFDYISRSIRDYHPKGAKKDYIFLKEIIERHVEVLRICKSIDFVFTNSMLMNFLGSAGIICLVAFRVTLSDFSADLVKFIIYLLSMIIQIFILCSFGDRLIQSSLAVSQAVYEHDWYDADQLYKKAMILIIQRAQKPAFLTASYFSVVSYQSFKGIMTISYQFFAVLHTAYSKKN